One Phoenix dactylifera cultivar Barhee BC4 chromosome 8, palm_55x_up_171113_PBpolish2nd_filt_p, whole genome shotgun sequence genomic window carries:
- the LOC103713430 gene encoding protein IQ-DOMAIN 14, translating to MGSGWEGHCPVSFGDILLSCNAVHHEGLTEPPSQFPISSSSTLYSGRNLSGAGGREMGRATRWLRSLLGGKKGIKEPKDYTSCGAEERREKKRWSFGKSARDLGEVVVGQNPSTAVSVDTDTAWLRSIYAKTEKDQNKHAIAVAAATAVAADAAMAAAQAAVAVVRLTSKGRGATIGVHERQAAVKIQTAFRGYLAKKALRALKALVKLQALVRGYLVRKQAAATLQRMQALIRAQATVRAQKCRNLLPNDRRFQPEIRSRGYLERFDDTRSERLASVHNRRLSACLDNASNIGFDRSPKIVEIDTGRPRSRSARRTSPSVPDLADDLPPQSIYSPLPCQIPARISIPDRRNFQDCDWCLTGEKCRFSATARSTPRYMSYTQNMPVTPAKSLSGADGVFRRFLNAPTCPSYMANTQSFEAKVRSHSAPRQRPEPAGTRKRLPLSELMVESRASLSDVGMQKSCTQAQEAFNFRSAVVGRIDRSSELSWEAEREIYLQRKW from the exons ATGGGCTCCGGGTGGGAAGGACATTGCCCTGTTTCTTTCGGGGACATCCTCTTGTCTTGTAATGCAGTTCATCACGAGGGGTTGACAG AACCTCCAAGCCAGTTCCCCATTTCTAGCTCTTCTACTCTCTATTCCGGCCGGAATTTGTCAGGTGCCGGCGGCCGGGAAATGGGTCGGGCTACACGGTGGCTGAGGAGTCTCCTGGGCGGGAAGAAGGGGATTAAGGAGCCGAAGGACTACACCAGTTGTGGGGCTgaagagaggagggagaagaaacgGTGGAGCTTTGGGAAGTCAGCTAGGGACCTTGGCGAAGTGGTTGTGGGCCAGAATCCTTCTACAGCGGTGTCAGTGGACACGGACACGGCATGGTTGAGGTCTATCTATGCTAAGACTGAGAAGGACCAGAACAAGCATGCTATCGCAGTGGCGGCGGCCACGGCCGTAGCTGCCGATGCTGCCATGGCGGCGGCACAGGCGGCAGTCGCGGTGGTTAGGCTCACAAGCAAGGGGAGAGGCGCCACTATTGGAGTCCACGAGCGGCAGGCGGCTGTGAAGATCCAGACTGCTTTCAGAGGCTATTTG GCAAAGAAAGCTCTCCGGGCTCTCAAAGCACTTGTTAAGTTGCAGGCCTTGGTTCGAGGCTATCTAGTTCGCAAGCAGGCAGCGGCAACCCTTCAGAGAATGCAAGCTCTCATCAGAGCTCAGGCCACCGTTCGAGCTCAGAAGTGTCGCAATCTTCTTCCAAATGACCGGAGGTTTCAACCAGAAATCCGCTCCAGGGGATATCTG GAAAGGTTCGACGATACAAGGAGTGAACGCTTGGCATCAGTCCACAACCGGAGACTATCGGCTTGTCTTGACAATGCTTCCAATATTGGATTCGACCGGAGCCCAAAGATCGTCGAAATCGACACCGGCCGGCCCAGGTCGCGATCTGCCCGCCGGACCAGCCCCTCCGTTCCGGACCTGGCCGACGACCTGCCCCCCCAGTCAATCTACTCCCCTCTTCCTTGCCAGATTCCGGCCCGGATCTCCATTCCCGACCGCCGGAACTTCCAGGACTGCGACTGGTGCCTCACCGGCGAGAAATGCCGGTTCTCAGCCACAGCGCGGAGCACCCCCCGCTACATGAGTTACACCCAAAACATGCCAGTGACTCCAGCCAAGAGTTTGAGCGGCGCTGACGGAGTCTTCCGCCGGTTTCTAAACGCTCCCACTTGCCCAAGTTATATGGCAAACACTCAGTCCTTCGAGGCAAAAGTCCGGTCGCATAGCGCACCGAGGCAGAGGCCAGAGCCGGCCGGGACAAGAAAAAGGCTCCCTTTGAGTGAACTAATGGTGGAGTCTAGAGCCAGTCTCAGCGATGTTGGAATGCAGAAGTCTTGCACTCAAGCTCAAGAGGCTTTCAACTTCAGGAGTGCCGTTGTGGGCCGGATTGATAGGTCTTCAGAGTTAAGCTGGGAAGCAGAGAGGGAGATCTACTTGCAGAGGAAGTGGTAA